A stretch of Dryobates pubescens isolate bDryPub1 chromosome 35, bDryPub1.pri, whole genome shotgun sequence DNA encodes these proteins:
- the SNRPC gene encoding U1 small nuclear ribonucleoprotein C isoform X2: protein MPKFYCDYCDTYLTHDSPSVRKTHCSGRKHKENVKDYYQKWMEEQAQSLIDKTTAAFQQGKIPPTPFSAPPPAGAMIPPPPSIPGPPRPGMMPAPHMGGPPMMPMMGPPPPGMMPVGPAPGMRPPMGGHMPMMPGPPMMRPPSRPMMVPTRPGMTRPDR, encoded by the exons ATGCCCAA GTTTTATTGTGATTACTGTGACACGTACCTCACCCACGATTCG CCCTCTGTGAGGAAAACACACTGCAGTGGCCGGAAGCACAAGGAGAATGTGAAAGACTACTACCAGAAATGGATGGAGGAGCAAGCCCAGAGCCTGATTGATAAAACAA CGGCTGCATTCCAGCAAGGCAAAATCCCCCCGACGCCCTTctcggccccgccgcccgcAGGAGCCATGATCCCGCCGCCCCCCAGCATCC CTGGCCCCCCGCGGCCTGGCATGATGCCGGCCCCGCACATGGGTGGACCACCAATGATGCCAATGATGGGCCCTCCCCCACCAGGAATGATGCCAGTTGGACCTG ctccagggatgaggccacCAATGGGAGGACACATGCCCATGATGCCAGGGCCCCCAATGATGAGACCACCCTCCAGACCCATGATGGTGCCAACCAGGCCAGGAATGACCCGTCCAGACAGATAA
- the SNRPC gene encoding U1 small nuclear ribonucleoprotein C isoform X1, which yields MPKFYCDYCDTYLTHDSPSVRKTHCSGRKHKENVKDYYQKWMEEQAQSLIDKTIAAAFQQGKIPPTPFSAPPPAGAMIPPPPSIPGPPRPGMMPAPHMGGPPMMPMMGPPPPGMMPVGPAPGMRPPMGGHMPMMPGPPMMRPPSRPMMVPTRPGMTRPDR from the exons ATGCCCAA GTTTTATTGTGATTACTGTGACACGTACCTCACCCACGATTCG CCCTCTGTGAGGAAAACACACTGCAGTGGCCGGAAGCACAAGGAGAATGTGAAAGACTACTACCAGAAATGGATGGAGGAGCAAGCCCAGAGCCTGATTGATAAAACAA TAGCGGCTGCATTCCAGCAAGGCAAAATCCCCCCGACGCCCTTctcggccccgccgcccgcAGGAGCCATGATCCCGCCGCCCCCCAGCATCC CTGGCCCCCCGCGGCCTGGCATGATGCCGGCCCCGCACATGGGTGGACCACCAATGATGCCAATGATGGGCCCTCCCCCACCAGGAATGATGCCAGTTGGACCTG ctccagggatgaggccacCAATGGGAGGACACATGCCCATGATGCCAGGGCCCCCAATGATGAGACCACCCTCCAGACCCATGATGGTGCCAACCAGGCCAGGAATGACCCGTCCAGACAGATAA